CTGGCAATGGCTCCCATCGCCACCTCTTTGTGACCGGGTATGCCCAGCTTGCGCACTAGGATCAAATCCAGCCGCAGGGCCAGCGCATTGGCAACTTCATAGGCGACAGGAACACCGCCCCGTGGCAAGGCAAGCACTAGCACATCGGCTTGCTCACGAAACTCTCTCAAAGTCGCAGCCAGAGTTTGACCAGCCTCTGCCCGGTCACGAAACGGAATATCCCACTTCATGTCTCTGGCTCCTCACCGTTCAAAACGTTGAACTACTCCTGATTCTCGCGCTTTGAGTGGAAGCTTGGTTGACAACTAGAGGCTGATCCAGACTCTGCCCTCAACCCCGAGGCGCGCCACGACGCCCACGACGCGCCCGCCCGCTTCGTGGGGCGCAAATTACTACCGGGTCGACCCACCGCTAAGCTGCGCCAATGCACTCAATGCATGGCATTTGGGCTGCATTTTGTATTACGGGAAATTACGAGGTTTAAAGCACAAGCTTTGCATCCGCAGCAGTGCTTGCGACGACATCCAGCCTGCGGGCCTTGGGTTTGAGGATTGCATGCACACAGGCTGCGCTTACTTTGGCGTTCTGAGCTGCGGCAAGCTATGACAAGGCAAAGATGATGCGGCTGCTGGAGGCAAAGCGGGCCATCCATCTGACCTCGAATGATTTCTACCACCACCTGCGGGAGCTGAGAGAGCACATTGGCGGCAAGCGCACCTTCATGCGCAGCAACGCCAACATGTACGAGAGCCGGGATCAGGTGGAGTCCATGCTTGAGTTGCCGCTGGACAAGGCCCGTGCTTTGACGCGAGAGCAGGTCGAGAAATTCCAGCGCCCCACATACACCGGCTCGGGCACCCAATACGACGAGGCACCAACCGGCATCAGCTATGGCCTGTGGGGCGAGTACCTGCAATTGCTGGAGCGTCAGCAGCGCCTGGAAGCTGAAAAAGAGCGCGTGAAAGCGGCCCAGAGCGAGCAATTTGCATGCGTCGATCCGCTGGTAAAAGCCGTCATTCAATGGGGCTTCAACTCCCCCGAGCACGAGCTGTGAGGTTGAGCATGGAACTGATTCAAAAAATCGACAAGCTGCGCGAGCAAATCGCGCAAATCAAGGAAGAGATTGATTGGCTGGTGCAAGCACCGCTGTCCCGCGAAGACCTCAAGGCCCGTGTGTCCGCGTGGTTCGATCGCATGTCGAGCGATGCCGCAGAGGTCAACAACAAGTTCCTGAGCCTGCGCAATCCGGGGGCATCTATCACCGAGGTGAACCCCTTGAGCGTGACGCAGGGAGTGAATTTGCCAGTGGGGCAAAGCAATGCTTCGGGGATGCTAAATATCTCGATCGCACCGCAGCTGATCTGGCTGTTTGGCGACACCATCAAAAAGGTATTTCTGGCCAAGGTGGACGCCATGGACTATGTGCCCGGCCTGCCACTGACCGAACGCACCACACGCCGCGAACAGCTGACAACGCAGCTGCGTACGCTGGAGGAAAAAGAAGAAGAGCTGATCTGTGAAGCCGAGCTGGCCCACCTGCCGATCTACCGTCGGGCCGACGCCGACCCCGCCGTGGTGCTGGCCTACGACCCGGACGGAGACATGGGGGCACAAGGTGCACGGATGGTGAGCGTCAGCAGCAGCGCCCCCACATCGAACCCAGCCGCGCCTTAGAGCGAGAGCGCTTGCAGGTCTGCGGTGACGGGCTTTACTCCTTGGCCCACGAAATGACCACCATGGGCCTGCAAGCGTGAATGGCTGACATGACAGAGCTGCGGCTGTCATTGCCTTGTGACAGAGGCTTCAAGGACTCCTTCGGGAGTCCTTTTTTGTTGAGGCGGTCAAGGGCCAAGAGCAGCAAAAGATCCAGCAGATCTATGCGGCTGAAGGCTTGCGCTTGCGTCGCTTCTTCTTCGGTGCTGGTGGCTTTGCATGCAATGCAGCCTGGAACTCGGGACTCTGCAAATGAGCTGCCACCATTTGATGCCCTTCGTAGGCCCGCTTGGCGAACTCCCAAATGTTGCCCAGGTGGGTGTCCAGAAGCTGGTGTGTTTCGTTGAGATAAGTCAGCGAAGCCTCACAGCCTTCAGCAGTCTGCAAGTCGAAGCTGTCGAGGAAGTGATGCACCAGTAAGTTTCGGCGCTCATGCACGACCGTCAGGTCACGCGAGAGGGCTGCATGCATTTCAGGTGGGACTTTTATGTTCAAGCGGAAGGCAAAGTGTCCCTTGTCCTCTGCTTTATTGATTTCACGGTCATCTTCTGCCGATCCCTCAACGCTCAAATATTTGGCCAGCAGCTCTTCTTTGAGCCAGCCGAGAGGTGATTCTTTGACTAGCTTCTGACGAGCCTCATAGCTAGCTTTCATATCCTTCGGGGCCAGCGAAACGAATCGGCCTACAACAAGACCCTTGAGCATTAGTTCTAGGTGCTGGCACCGCAGAAGTGCACGGCCCAGCAAGCAGTGAATGTCTGTTAGTAAAGATTGGCTCTGTGGGTCGTGGCTCATTGAGCTAAGCGCCGATTTTCTGTGGATTTGTGACTTCGCTTGCCCGCTGTGGCCGACGGCTCGACACACAGCGGATGTTGAGTAGCTATTTTCTCGGAAGAGCGTCAAGTCTACTTCTTGCCACCCCCGGCTGGTGCATTGCTACGGCCACCGCCCGAAACGTTGCCTGTGGTGCTTGGCCAGCCACCGGCATTGCCCTGGCCACGGCCGCCGCTGGAGCCGGAGCTGCCTCCTTTGCTGCCGCCACCTTGAGACCCGCCCCCACCTTGTGAGCCGCCGCTGCGACCGCCACCACCGCTCATGCCACCTTTGCTCATTGCTGTCTCCTGGCCGGTTTGAGTAGGCGACGCGCCACTATCCGGCTTTCGTTGCGCGTCGTAAGGAACGATGAACCGTATCAAGCTGCCTTGCTGTCGAAGATGTTAAGCGAGGTGGATCTGTTCCTACGTTCTCACTGCGAATTTGCCTGTTCCCACTGCGAGTGGGAACACTTTTATTTAATAAATTCAAAGGTTTACAAGCGTTTTTCGCGTTTGTTCCCGCGTTCCCACTAAAAAAAGACATACCCCGAAGGAAGTGCGGTTGCATGTGTGCCTTGAGCTGCAATCTGTTCCCACTGCCGGTGGAACACTTTTATTGAATGAATTCAAAGACTTGAAATCATTTTTTGAGTTTGTTCCCACGTTCCCACTAAAAAAGAGTCATACCCCGAAGGAAGTTGCATGAGTGCAAGCAGTTGCCGCGCCTGTTTAACGAGTTTTGACCGAGCGAATGCAGTTTTAGTGGCGGCCCCGGAGGGGGCTGGGCAAGGCCTTTTGTGCGCTGCAACGGGTAGCAGTGAGGCAGGCATGGCACCAGAGAAGACAGTGCTCGGGCCGCCTTCTGGAGCCGATAGGGACCAGCATGGCTGTGGCCACGGCCTGCAGGGCATGCCTAAAAACACTTCTCTATGACGCGGATGCCCCGAGCCGCATGTGCCCGCTGTTCTACGGCCCTCTATAGGGGGTTGTGTTGTACGACCGGCCACGGGTCCTTCCCGCATAGCTTGGATGCGGGTAATTCGAGCCGCGTTGTCGGACTTTTCAGCGGGTTGCTAAGGGGGGTTAAGTGAAGATCTGAACTCTACGAATCAGCAGAGTAGTGCAGTCGTAAGTTTTGAGATGGCAACCGCAGGGGGTTAAGTGAACCTGGCCTGTGGGGGTATCTTGCCCGGATCCTTGGGGGGTACATCGGCAGGATCTGGGGGCACATCCTGCCGAGTGCCTTGGGGGCACAAATGAAATGTGCCCCACATATGCGTGGATGCCATTGGACTCTGATGGACTTCAGTGGAAAGAAAAATGCCGTTTTCAGAGGAGAAATAAAAAAGTCCGGAAGCCTTTGGAAGCTACCGGACTAGAAAATGGTCCCCCCGACAGGAATCGAACCTGTATCTGTCGCTTAGGAGGCGACCGTTCTATCCATTGAACTACGGGGAGGGACGCTGGATTCTACCTGTGTTGCCAGCCTGTGGAATCCAACCGACTTATTTATGCCGGCTCAGTACTGTTGACTTCGACAGAGACGTGGGAGAGTTCTTCGTGTACCGACAGCAACTGGCGGATGTAGTCGGGTGTGACCGTGGCTGCGCCCTCGACCTCGACTGCGATGATGCAGGCATAGTGGTTCTTGCCCACGCGCCAGACATGCAGGTCTGTGATGTTGACGGGTTGTGGACCTTGTGCAATGGCTTCACGCACTTCTTCCACGACGGGAGCATCCATTTCGGCATCGAGCAGCACGCGGCAGCTATCGCGCAGCAGGCCTAAGGCCCATATTGCCACCATCGCGGAGCCGACCAGGCCCATGACCGAATCCAGCCAGACAAAGCCCAGGAGCATGCCGCCCAGCAACGCTGCGATGGCCATGACCGATGTGGCTGCGTCTGCAATCACGTGCAGATAGGCCGAGCGCAGGTTCAGGTCGCCATGCGCATGGTTGTGTCCATGGTGATGATCGCTGTGGTGCTCATGGCCTTGGTGATGGCGGTGCCCGTCCTTGAGCAGCCAGGCACACGCCAGGTTGACCAGCAGGCCAAGAGTTGCCACGCCGATGGCCTGCTGATAGTGAATGGCGGCAGGAGAGAGCAGACGTTGTATGGATTCAAAAGCCATCAGGGCGGCAACCAGCAGCAGGAAGATGGCGCTGGTGTAGCCCGCCAGGATTTCTATCTTCCAGGTACCGAAGCTGAAACGTCTGTCATTGGCCAGTTTGCGCGCACCGGCATAGGCGCTGACGGACAGACCCAACGCCAGCGCGTGTGAACTCATATGCCAGCCATCGGCCAGCAGGGCCATGGAGTTGAAGTAATAGCCGGCAGTGATTTCCAGCACCATCATGGCCAGCGTCAGCAACATGGTCAGCTTGGCGTTTTTTTCACCCAGCTGATTGCCTTGGTCAAAGCGGTGGGAGTGTTGCCGGGTCAGGGGGGAGTCGGTGTATGAGGTCATGATTGGCGTGTTTTCATATACTCTACCCCAGTATATTTTCCATACCGACATGAGGACTACAATTCCTACCTATGTCGCATACCGTTTCGAATCAAAAGCCATTGCTCGCGCGCATTCGCCGTATCAAGGGGCAGACACAGGCTCTTGAGCGAGCTCTGGAAGAAGGGCAGGACTGTGCCGTGGTGCTGCAGCAACTGGCGGCTGTGCGCGGGGCCGTCAATGGTTTGATGCTGGAGCTGCTCGAAGGCCATGTGCGCGAGCATCTGGGGGCCGAGGCCGCGACGGCCGAGCAGCGTGAACAGGATCTGGAGCTGGTCGTGAAGGTGCTGCGTTCCTACGTCAAATAAGGCGTGGCAGCAGGCCGCTGAGGGCCTGAATAAAGTGGATCAAGACCGTAACTGCGCAACCAGATCATTGATGAATGGCTGTATCCCAGGATGCTTGCGTAGCCATTCCCTGCCCAGAAATTCTTCGATCGACTGCTGCTGCAGCCCGAGGCCGGGCCGGCCAGCCGATGCGGCCACAAGCAAGTCATGAGCGCGGTTCATGACCTGCTCGCTGTCTGCGGCCGCAGGCTCACCCAGTTCCAGCATCCATTCCTGCTGGATGCGGAGTATGAGCTTGCCTGCGGCTTGCTCAAGCGCTGTGCGGCTGCGTGGCATCGCAGGATTGATAGCTGTTATCGCATGCCAGCAAGGGGATGAAGGCAGCTCTCATGCTTAGTCCTTGCGAACGGTATAGACGATGTCCATGGCGCTGGTCATGCCGGTCTGTGCGCGCAAAGTGACGCTGCGCGACAGGTCGTAGAAGATGTAGATGATGCCCATGGCTCCCGACAGGCTCTGCTCGTAGGTCAGGTAGAGCTTGTCCGAGATGCGCTTGCCCATGGTCAGCGCCGCACCTGCTGCATCCGTGCCATCGCCGCCGCCCTTGAATCCGACTTCATCGAGCCCCAGGCTGCCCGCAATCTTGCCGCTGGAGCTGTTGCCGCCAGCCAGCAGGGCCATGGCGGCCTGCTGGAGCAAGGCGCTGCTGGCCCCGCCGGAGGCAGGGTCGCGGCCCATGACTACCCAGGAGAGCTTTTCCGCGTCAGGCAGGGCTGGGTCCGAGTACAGCAGCACGCGTGGCGAACTGGCCGTGCCTAGTACTTGCACGCCGGCCTTGACGGCAATATTCGGGCGCAGCGCCAGTATGTCCAGCGAGGGGTTGTTATAGGGACCGTTGAAGCGAATCAGGCCGGTTTCCACATTCAGCGACTGGCCCCAGGCGCGGTAGCGACCTTGCTCGGTACGGATTTCGCCAGTCACGCTGGGCGGGCCGCCGATGTAGCTGGCACCTCGCACTTCGAGCTGGCCCAGCAGCCGCGTGGTGATGCCAAATCCTTGCAGCGCAAAGTCACGGCCCATGTCGAGCTTGACGAGAATGTCGGGCACCTTGCGCGGAGTGGCGCGGGCCTGCTCCTTGCGGGCCTGTTGCTCGCTACGTCGGCGTTCTTCCTCTTCGGCCTTGCGCGATGCCGCCGAGCGCACGACCACATCCTTGTCCAGCGATGGTGCGGATTCCTCGGGCAGGATGATGGAGGCTCTGTCGACCGTCAGGTCGCCGCGCAGCGTGAACTGGCCTCGCTCCAGTCGGGCCTGCAGATCGCCGGAGACGCTGACCTGACGATCGGCGCGCACCAGGACCTGCAGCTTGCTGGCCCTGGCCTGCAGATTCATGCTCAGACCTGATTCGCCTCCCGCACCCGGTGGTGTGAACTGGGCATAGCCCGAGCCGGTAAGCTGGCCGCCGTCTTCGGGAGCTCGGGTCAGATTGCCGCTATAGCCCAGAATGCGCGCCTGGCTGCCCTTGCCGCCCTTGAGGCGCAGTTCGGTGATGTCCAGCCTGGTGCCTTGCAGCTTGGCGCGCAGAATGCCGTCGCGCAGGTCCACGCCATCGAGCAAGGACGCGATGTTGAGCCCATCGGCCTTGATATCGCCCTGCCACTTTGGGTCCTGCAAAGTGCCGCTGATGCTGGCATCCGCCGCCAAGCTGCCCTGAATGCGCCAGCCTGGTGGCGCAAACAAGGACCACAGTCCCATATCGGGCATATTGGCGTGCAACTGACCGGACAGAGGCGCCGTGGCGGGCAGCGACCAGCCGTCTTTCTGGTAGCTGAGCTGGGTGCGCAGGTCGGCACTGAGCTTGCCTGCGCGCTCGCTGTCCCAGAGCAGTTTGGCGTTGACCTGGCTGCCCTGAGCCTGCACGTTGAGGCGTATGTCCTTGATGCGCGAGCGCATGCCTGCGCCGCCGATCTGGCGCGTGCGTGTGCCGCCAGCGCGTTTGGCAGTGGGGCCGGTGGTCTGGATGACGGTGGTGCTGGAGCCATCGTCCACCGCCAGCCGCAGATCACCTGCGGCGCGCTCGACCGTGAGATCGGCCTTGAGATCCTTGCCCAAGGTGTCTAGGTTCCAGCGCGCGTTGAAGCTCAGGTCGCCGGAAATCCCTGCGGCCTCCAGTGGCGGATCGTCATCGCCAAGGCTGAAGGCATCGACCCAGGCCAGTGGAATTCCAAGCGCCTGTCCTGAGCTGCGCACACCCCATTGGCCGCTGGTGGAACGGGTGACGGAGCTCGCTTCCCATGCCAGCTGGGCGGGGGGCAGCGGCTC
This window of the Comamonas testosteroni genome carries:
- a CDS encoding metal/formaldehyde-sensitive transcriptional repressor; amino-acid sequence: MSHTVSNQKPLLARIRRIKGQTQALERALEEGQDCAVVLQQLAAVRGAVNGLMLELLEGHVREHLGAEAATAEQREQDLELVVKVLRSYVK
- the dmeF gene encoding CDF family Co(II)/Ni(II) efflux transporter DmeF gives rise to the protein MTSYTDSPLTRQHSHRFDQGNQLGEKNAKLTMLLTLAMMVLEITAGYYFNSMALLADGWHMSSHALALGLSVSAYAGARKLANDRRFSFGTWKIEILAGYTSAIFLLLVAALMAFESIQRLLSPAAIHYQQAIGVATLGLLVNLACAWLLKDGHRHHQGHEHHSDHHHGHNHAHGDLNLRSAYLHVIADAATSVMAIAALLGGMLLGFVWLDSVMGLVGSAMVAIWALGLLRDSCRVLLDAEMDAPVVEEVREAIAQGPQPVNITDLHVWRVGKNHYACIIAVEVEGAATVTPDYIRQLLSVHEELSHVSVEVNSTEPA